A genomic window from Desulfovibrio legallii includes:
- a CDS encoding ExbD/TolR family protein yields the protein MLRLSKRLEPSYEYDLIPLIDMLFILLIFFVLAAAFAVRGLEVDLPPARSSRTLSGRVVELRLAADGGIFCEGQPLLRENVRDRLHEIVRGFRNRPGRLVLVAEPQAPVEGLIFLVDEVRMQGGEKLLIATSGQARTEQP from the coding sequence ATGCTGCGCCTGTCCAAACGCTTGGAGCCTTCCTATGAGTACGATCTTATCCCGCTCATAGATATGCTTTTTATCCTGCTCATTTTTTTTGTGCTGGCCGCGGCCTTTGCCGTGCGGGGGCTGGAGGTGGATCTGCCCCCGGCCCGCAGCAGCAGAACGTTGTCCGGCAGGGTGGTGGAGTTGCGGCTTGCGGCGGACGGCGGCATTTTTTGTGAAGGGCAGCCGCTGCTCCGCGAAAACGTTCGGGACAGGCTGCACGAAATCGTGCGCGGCTTCCGTAATCGGCCCGGCCGACTGGTGCTGGTGGCCGAGCCCCAGGCCCCCGTGGAAGGATTGATTTTTCTGGTGGATGAAGTACGGATGCAAGGAGGGGAGAAGCTGCTTATTGCCACGTCCGGGCAGGCGCGGACGGAGCAGCCATGA
- a CDS encoding MotA/TolQ/ExbB proton channel family protein codes for MNIMALGGWMMWPLLAVSILALAVIVERLLLYAACPLPDGALRREILTASGTGDLGAVASRMAGVPLLRPFAALLSGACLQRDAALRLAGEQILEQLERRLGLLAAIARLAPLMGLLGTVSGMITIFSRMAHASGGVDLSMLADGIWQALLNTASGLSIAIFVQFSLAFFHGRLKSVAAMLDAAGNAALLRDAAGVEPVTAASHRHEPPAAASEGSGDRAASVPAGEKC; via the coding sequence ATGAACATTATGGCGTTGGGGGGCTGGATGATGTGGCCCCTGCTGGCAGTTTCCATCCTGGCGCTGGCCGTCATTGTGGAGCGTCTTTTGCTGTATGCCGCCTGCCCCTTGCCGGACGGCGCCCTGCGGCGGGAAATTCTGACCGCGTCGGGTACAGGCGATCTGGGGGCGGTGGCGTCGCGCATGGCGGGCGTGCCTCTGTTGCGGCCTTTTGCGGCCCTGCTTTCCGGCGCGTGTCTGCAGCGCGACGCTGCTTTGCGTTTGGCCGGGGAGCAGATATTGGAACAGCTGGAGCGTCGCCTGGGCCTGCTGGCGGCCATTGCGCGGCTGGCGCCGCTCATGGGCCTGCTGGGAACGGTCAGCGGCATGATCACCATATTCTCCCGTATGGCGCACGCTTCTGGCGGTGTGGACCTGTCTATGCTGGCCGACGGCATCTGGCAGGCTTTGCTGAACACGGCGTCAGGCCTGAGCATCGCCATTTTTGTTCAGTTTTCCCTGGCATTTTTTCACGGCAGGCTCAAAAGCGTGGCCGCCATGCTGGATGCAGCAGGCAATGCCGCCCTGCTGCGCGATGCTGCAGGCGTAGAACCTGTGACTGCCGCATCGCACCGCCATGAACCTCCTGCCGCCGCGTCAGAGGGCAGCGGCGACAGGGCCGCGTCCGTCCCCGCCGGAGAAAAGTGCTGA
- a CDS encoding TonB C-terminal domain-containing protein, whose protein sequence is MTGGERLCAALAFSCMVHWGALYLLAAVDSAEPSGGAAAIRLEALGVDAAATAGGAGISMEAAPSPSERADTADKRRQAFFAYLEDLEAAVHAHRLDGGEQGLIGVAVFAFSVRPDGSFSVPALRQTSGSAVLDAAARRAILAVSGTVKRPPVLGDGDIPVVLHVKYQYDLR, encoded by the coding sequence ATGACCGGCGGCGAACGCCTTTGCGCTGCTTTGGCGTTTTCCTGTATGGTCCATTGGGGAGCATTGTACCTGCTGGCCGCTGTGGACAGCGCGGAACCCTCCGGCGGCGCTGCGGCAATTCGCCTGGAGGCTCTGGGCGTGGATGCAGCCGCAACGGCAGGAGGCGCAGGCATCAGCATGGAGGCGGCCCCGTCGCCATCGGAACGGGCCGACACGGCAGACAAACGGCGGCAGGCTTTTTTTGCCTATCTGGAGGATCTGGAGGCTGCCGTGCATGCCCACCGGCTGGACGGCGGCGAGCAGGGGCTGATAGGCGTGGCCGTATTTGCGTTTTCTGTGCGTCCGGACGGTAGCTTCAGTGTTCCCGCGCTGCGTCAGACGTCGGGGTCGGCGGTTCTGGACGCGGCGGCCCGCAGGGCCATTCTTGCCGTCAGCGGCACAGTGAAACGCCCGCCCGTTCTCGGCGACGGAGACATCCCGGTAGTGCTGCACGTCAAGTATCAGTATGACCTGCGCTGA
- a CDS encoding tautomerase family protein produces MPYVNIKVTGGAEAPTTAQKAELIQGVTDLLARVLGKNPATTVVIIDEVPMDNWGIGGATVTSRRQQSGAGAARPADPESR; encoded by the coding sequence ATGCCCTACGTCAACATCAAGGTCACAGGCGGGGCGGAAGCGCCCACGACGGCGCAGAAGGCGGAGCTGATTCAGGGCGTAACGGACCTGCTGGCCCGCGTGCTGGGTAAAAATCCCGCCACTACGGTGGTAATCATCGATGAGGTGCCCATGGACAACTGGGGCATCGGCGGGGCCACCGTCACCAGCCGGCGGCAGCAAAGCGGCGCGGGCGCGGCCAGGCCCGCGGATCCGGAATCGCGCTGA